One Fusobacterium ulcerans DNA segment encodes these proteins:
- a CDS encoding pyridoxal phosphate-dependent aminotransferase: MEISREVSKLQYSLIRALNEESRKYSDAVDLTIGEPDIPSPKELITEALQYGTEHQLRYPPTGGGEKIRLLVADYYNRKYGSSYIPDNVIINVGASEALSSCLRTILNPEEEVMIPAPFYPGYPPMINLCYAKTIFMDITKTDFKITAELLEENYSDKAKAILLSNPCNPTGNVLTLEEMNIVVDFVEKRDIFLIADEIYSELAFYNFHSFSSFDRIKDKLIVINGFSKSHSMTGWRIGYTIFPLEYRRNFLNTTLYTLSSPMALSIVAGEVALEKFEDRSELMNIYKERALYMKNALTELGFNVVEPKGAFYIFAEYSAVSELNSFDFAMDMLKKVQVAVVPGISFGTEKYFRISLTVDIPKLEKAVKRIRKYVEENRNNSEISFEI; encoded by the coding sequence ATGGAGATAAGCAGAGAAGTATCAAAACTTCAATATTCCCTTATCAGAGCTCTCAATGAGGAATCAAGGAAATATTCAGATGCAGTAGATCTGACAATAGGAGAGCCAGATATTCCTTCCCCAAAAGAACTGATAACAGAGGCATTGCAGTATGGAACAGAACATCAGCTGCGATATCCTCCTACTGGGGGTGGAGAAAAAATCAGACTGTTAGTAGCTGATTACTATAATAGAAAATATGGTTCCAGCTATATACCTGATAATGTGATAATAAATGTAGGAGCATCAGAAGCTTTGTCTTCATGTTTGAGGACAATATTGAATCCAGAAGAGGAAGTAATGATACCAGCACCTTTTTATCCGGGATACCCCCCAATGATAAATCTGTGCTATGCCAAAACTATTTTTATGGATATAACAAAAACAGATTTTAAAATAACAGCAGAACTGTTGGAAGAAAATTATTCTGATAAAGCAAAAGCTATCCTTTTGAGCAACCCATGTAACCCCACTGGAAATGTGCTGACTCTTGAAGAGATGAATATAGTGGTAGATTTTGTAGAGAAGAGAGATATTTTTCTCATAGCTGATGAGATATATAGTGAGCTTGCATTTTATAATTTTCATTCTTTCAGCTCTTTTGACAGAATAAAAGATAAGCTCATTGTAATAAATGGATTTTCAAAATCTCATTCAATGACAGGATGGAGAATAGGGTATACTATTTTTCCACTTGAATATAGAAGAAATTTTTTAAATACTACATTGTATACTTTAAGCTCTCCAATGGCTCTGTCTATTGTAGCAGGAGAAGTTGCATTGGAAAAGTTTGAAGATAGAAGTGAGCTTATGAATATCTATAAAGAAAGAGCTCTGTATATGAAAAATGCTCTGACAGAGCTGGGATTTAATGTAGTTGAACCTAAAGGAGCTTTCTACATATTTGCAGAGTATTCAGCAGTTTCAGAGTTAAATTCTTTTGACTTTGCAATGGATATGCTGAAAAAGGTGCAGGTGGCAGTAGTTCCTGGGATATCTTTTGGGACAGAAAAATATTTTAGAATATCACTTACAGTGGATATACCTAAATTAGAGAAGGCTGTGAAAAGAATAAGAAAATATGTAGAGGAAAATAGAAATAATAGTGAGATCAGTTTTGAAATATAA
- the dapD gene encoding 2,3,4,5-tetrahydropyridine-2,6-dicarboxylate N-acetyltransferase, with protein sequence MTNLNTAEEIIAFIKNSQKRTPVKAYINGNIENLETTAQVFRGNGSYILIGESDEINRILEVYASDITDYYIENDRRNSGVPTLDYRNINARIEPGAVIRDKVTIGNNAVIMMGAVINIGAVIGDNTMIDMGAVLGGRATVGKNCHIGAGAVLAGVVEPPSAKPVVVEDGVLVGANAVIIEGVRIGTGAVVGAGAVVLEDVPAGAVVTGNPARIIKNVDEKTLGKTQLVDDLRK encoded by the coding sequence ATGACAAATTTAAATACAGCAGAAGAGATAATAGCCTTTATAAAAAATTCACAAAAAAGGACGCCAGTAAAAGCATATATAAATGGAAATATAGAGAATTTAGAAACTACAGCACAAGTTTTTAGAGGAAACGGCTCATATATTTTGATTGGAGAATCAGATGAAATAAATAGAATTTTAGAAGTATATGCATCTGACATAACAGATTACTATATTGAAAATGACAGAAGAAATTCAGGAGTGCCAACTTTAGACTATAGAAATATAAATGCAAGAATAGAACCAGGAGCAGTAATAAGAGATAAAGTAACTATAGGAAATAATGCTGTTATCATGATGGGAGCAGTAATAAATATAGGAGCTGTCATTGGAGATAATACTATGATAGACATGGGAGCAGTCCTTGGTGGAAGAGCTACAGTTGGAAAAAACTGCCACATAGGAGCAGGGGCAGTTCTTGCAGGAGTAGTAGAGCCACCTTCAGCTAAGCCAGTAGTAGTAGAAGATGGAGTCCTTGTGGGAGCTAATGCTGTAATTATAGAAGGAGTAAGAATAGGAACAGGAGCAGTGGTAGGAGCAGGGGCAGTAGTTCTTGAAGATGTGCCTGCTGGAGCAGTGGTTACAGGAAACCCAGCTAGAATAATAAAAAATGTAGATGAAAAAACATTAGGAAAGACACAGCTAGTAGATGATTTGAGAAAATAG
- the dapB gene encoding 4-hydroxy-tetrahydrodipicolinate reductase has translation MEIIIHGTGAMGRLLKEMAEGYEDIKVTGFTDELTDEAGDIIIDFSHYSRLDTLLDYSKNKKIPLIVATTGYSDETLRKVEETAKEIPIFLSSNMSLGVNLLNDILERIVPVLYGNYDIEVIEKHHNKKVDSPSGTAKTLVETIERSCPEEMIEQYGREGNSKREKNEIGIHSLRGGTIVGEHSVLFCGEDEIIEIRHTAMSKKIFAMGALKAARFLVGKEAGLYTMKDIFRN, from the coding sequence ATGGAAATAATAATACATGGAACAGGAGCAATGGGAAGACTGCTGAAGGAAATGGCAGAAGGTTATGAAGATATAAAAGTTACAGGTTTTACAGATGAGCTTACTGATGAAGCAGGAGATATAATAATAGATTTTTCTCATTATTCAAGGCTGGACACTCTTTTAGATTATTCAAAGAATAAAAAAATTCCTTTGATTGTAGCTACTACTGGATATTCAGATGAAACATTGAGAAAAGTGGAAGAGACTGCCAAGGAAATACCTATATTTCTATCTTCAAATATGTCTTTAGGAGTAAATCTTTTAAATGATATTCTCGAAAGAATAGTTCCAGTACTCTATGGAAATTATGATATAGAAGTAATAGAAAAACATCATAATAAAAAAGTAGACTCTCCAAGTGGTACAGCTAAAACTTTAGTTGAAACTATAGAGAGAAGTTGTCCTGAAGAGATGATAGAACAATATGGAAGAGAAGGGAATAGTAAAAGAGAGAAAAATGAGATAGGAATTCATTCATTGAGAGGGGGAACTATTGTTGGAGAACATTCAGTTCTTTTCTGTGGAGAAGATGAAATTATAGAGATAAGACATACAGCAATGTCTAAAAAGATATTTGCTATGGGAGCTTTAAAAGCAGCTAGATTTCTTGTTGGAAAAGAAGCTGGGCTATATACTATGAAAGATATTTTTAGAAATTAG